Proteins found in one Serinicoccus marinus DSM 15273 genomic segment:
- a CDS encoding dynamin family protein, whose translation MTSDPAALLAAVERLRSGAGEVALPLDLDGAQEARTARRELEQQLDDYVLPRLRSLDAPLLAVVGGSTGAGKSTLVNTVVGEEVSRAGILRPTTKASVLVHHPDDARWFTDTRVLPGLARVRGDAAEVEDPGAVRLVAADALPAGLALLDAPDIDSVVEANRQLSKQLLSAADLWLFVTTASRYADAVPWGLLREASERGTSVAIVLNRVPPEAMEQVRVHLATMLREQGLGQSPIFTVPEVDLDDGAIPGKQSERLRGWLHSLASDARARSVVIRRTLAGTLGSLDARAQALATAGRHQVEALGSLQQAPEQAYRDALESVGEGVQDGSLLRGEVLARWHELIGTGEFFRSIEAGVGRIRDRLASFFTGKEVTSEPLGEALQTGAAALITSHGQVAASTAARAWKQAPGGRGLVEGHPELGKASPDFTEQVERLIRDWQRDILEMVKEEAGSRRTTARYLAFGVNGLGVLLMVVVFSATAFIPTGAEVAVGAGSAVLAQRLLEAVFGDEAVRRMAARARDDLVVKVRGLYAAEQARFDGVLAESVPVSPEPIEELESAAAQVEGAR comes from the coding sequence GTGACTTCGGACCCCGCTGCGCTGCTCGCTGCTGTCGAGAGGCTCCGCTCGGGCGCCGGGGAGGTCGCGCTCCCGCTCGACCTGGACGGCGCGCAGGAGGCCCGCACGGCCCGCCGCGAGCTCGAGCAGCAGCTCGACGACTACGTCCTGCCGCGGCTGCGCTCCCTCGACGCGCCGCTGCTCGCCGTCGTCGGCGGGTCCACCGGCGCCGGCAAGTCGACGCTGGTCAACACTGTCGTCGGCGAGGAGGTCAGCCGGGCCGGCATCCTGCGGCCGACGACGAAGGCCTCGGTGCTCGTGCACCACCCCGACGACGCGCGCTGGTTCACCGACACCAGGGTGCTGCCCGGGCTGGCCCGGGTGCGCGGCGACGCGGCCGAGGTCGAGGACCCGGGAGCGGTGCGGCTGGTGGCCGCGGACGCGCTCCCCGCCGGGCTCGCGCTCCTGGACGCTCCCGACATCGACTCGGTGGTCGAGGCCAACCGCCAGCTCTCCAAGCAGCTGCTCTCCGCCGCCGACCTGTGGCTCTTCGTCACCACCGCGTCCCGGTATGCCGACGCCGTCCCGTGGGGCCTGCTGCGCGAGGCCAGCGAGCGCGGGACCTCGGTCGCCATCGTGCTCAACCGGGTGCCGCCGGAGGCGATGGAGCAGGTGCGGGTGCACCTCGCCACCATGCTGCGCGAGCAGGGCCTCGGGCAGTCCCCGATCTTCACCGTCCCCGAGGTCGACCTCGACGACGGCGCCATCCCCGGCAAGCAGAGCGAGCGGCTGCGCGGCTGGCTGCACTCGCTGGCCAGCGACGCCCGGGCACGCTCGGTCGTCATCCGCCGCACCCTCGCCGGCACGCTCGGCTCGCTCGATGCCCGCGCGCAGGCGCTCGCCACGGCCGGCAGGCACCAGGTCGAGGCGCTGGGCTCGCTGCAGCAGGCGCCGGAGCAGGCATACCGGGACGCGCTGGAGTCGGTCGGCGAGGGAGTCCAGGACGGGTCGCTGCTGCGCGGCGAGGTGCTCGCGCGCTGGCACGAGCTGATCGGGACCGGTGAGTTCTTCCGCTCGATCGAGGCGGGCGTCGGGCGGATCCGTGACCGGCTGGCCTCCTTCTTCACCGGCAAGGAGGTCACCTCCGAGCCGCTCGGCGAGGCGCTGCAGACCGGGGCCGCGGCGCTCATCACCTCGCACGGGCAGGTCGCCGCCAGCACCGCCGCCCGCGCGTGGAAGCAGGCGCCCGGTGGCCGCGGCCTGGTCGAGGGGCACCCCGAGCTCGGCAAGGCCTCGCCGGACTTCACCGAGCAGGTGGAGCGGCTGATCCGCGACTGGCAGCGCGACATCCTGGAGATGGTCAAGGAGGAGGCCGGGTCGCGGCGCACGACCGCGCGCTACCTCGCCTTCGGCGTCAACGGGCTCGGCGTCCTGCTCATGGTCGTCGTCTTCAGCGCGACCGCCTTCATCCCGACCGGGGCCGAGGTCGCCGTCGGCGCCGGCTCGGCCGTGCTCGCCCAGCGCCTGCTGGAGGCCGTCTTCGGCGACGAGGCGGTCCGTCGGATGGCGGCGCGTGCCCGCGACGACCTCGTCGTCAAGGTGCGCGGCCTGTATGCCGCCGAGCAGGCCCGCTTCGACGGCGTGCTGGCGGAGTCGGTGCCGGTGTCGCCGGAGCCGATCGAGGAGCTGGAGTCGGCCGCGGCGCAGGTCGAGGGGGCACGCTGA
- a CDS encoding pseudouridine synthase: MPLEASWESVVAFLVERTGDEDGIARRLAVGEIHLADGTRVDRGTAYRPGGVVHLYRDLPQEVPVPFEVDVLEHDEGTGLLVVDKPPFLATMPRGRHVAETVVVRLRRALDLPEIAPVHRLDRLTSGVLLLTTRASARAAYQRMVQAGGLRKTYEALAPARDDLDLPLTVRTRIVKERGSLQARSVAGEPDAVTHVELLGERAGRGHYRLTPQTGRTHQLRVHLAGLGMPIDGDPLYPTVRPVDPDDLGTPLQLLAVGLSFVDPVTGQDRDYASRRRLPISGVDGSA, encoded by the coding sequence ATGCCCCTGGAGGCTTCCTGGGAGAGCGTCGTGGCCTTCCTCGTCGAGCGCACCGGCGACGAGGACGGGATCGCCCGCCGCCTCGCCGTCGGCGAGATCCACCTCGCGGACGGCACCCGTGTCGATCGCGGGACGGCATACCGGCCGGGCGGGGTGGTCCACCTCTACCGCGACCTGCCGCAGGAGGTGCCGGTCCCGTTCGAGGTCGACGTCCTCGAGCACGACGAGGGCACCGGGCTGCTGGTCGTGGACAAGCCGCCCTTCCTGGCGACGATGCCCCGCGGCCGGCACGTCGCGGAGACCGTCGTGGTGCGGCTGCGTCGGGCGCTGGACCTGCCGGAGATCGCGCCGGTCCACCGCCTCGACCGGCTGACCAGCGGCGTGCTGCTCCTCACCACCCGCGCCTCGGCCCGCGCCGCCTACCAGCGGATGGTCCAGGCCGGCGGTCTGCGCAAGACCTACGAGGCGCTCGCCCCCGCCCGAGACGACCTGGACCTCCCGCTCACCGTCCGCACCCGGATCGTCAAGGAGCGCGGCTCGCTGCAGGCCCGCTCGGTCGCGGGAGAGCCGGACGCGGTCACCCACGTGGAGCTGCTCGGCGAGCGTGCGGGTCGTGGGCACTACCGGCTCACGCCGCAGACCGGCCGCACCCACCAGCTCCGGGTGCACCTCGCCGGGCTCGGCATGCCCATCGACGGCGACCCGCTCTATCCCACGGTCCGGCCGGTCGACCCCGACGACCTCGGCACGCCGCTGCAGCTGCTCGCCGTCGGGCTGTCCTTCGTCGACCCGGTCACCGGGCAGGACCGCGACTACGCCTCGCGGCGGCGGCTGCCCATCAGCGGTGTCGACGGCTCAGCGTGA
- a CDS encoding YfjP family GTPase, with protein MRKGKGNAIAEHSVVERSEHLSTALDVGGPELEQESAGAAREVLGRVGERWAIAGGRTVVALAGATGSGKSSLFNALTGEDVSAISPRRPTTAEAGAAVWGDEDAAELLDWLGVATRHHVTMTEDNAGLDGLVLVDLPDVDSRELRHRVEADRILERADVFVWVADPQKYADARLHDDYLRPLRHHDAVMLVVLNQVDRIREEGGVEQIAADLRRLVQADGAGEHDIIATSARTQQGIPELRDRIGEVVGARNAAEARLVADLRSSAGRVRERGTAGETPELGQEADHRLHQALTVASGVPVVLDAVDRDYRRRAAARTGWPFTRWVAGLRPDPLRRLRLGDDSPGEAGIAPSDVRAVLGRSSLPSPTPAARANVQLATRRLGENVGGQLPQRWADAVLEAASPPEDTLADALDQAIVGVPLRTRTPFWWSVLGMLQLLFAATAVAGLLWLVLLVVLGWLQLPVDAPFWGPVPIPLALLVGGVLAGLLLALIGRLAAGVGAARRRRHVQQVLDDAIDEVSYRHVRKPVMTVLDRHEKTRTLLDQAAA; from the coding sequence ATGAGGAAGGGCAAGGGCAACGCCATCGCCGAGCACTCCGTCGTGGAGCGTTCGGAGCACCTGTCCACCGCGCTGGACGTCGGTGGGCCCGAGCTGGAGCAGGAGTCCGCCGGTGCCGCCCGGGAGGTGCTCGGCCGGGTCGGTGAGCGCTGGGCGATCGCCGGTGGCCGGACGGTCGTCGCGCTCGCCGGCGCCACCGGCTCGGGCAAGTCGAGCCTCTTCAACGCCCTGACCGGCGAGGACGTCTCCGCGATCAGCCCGCGCCGCCCCACCACCGCGGAGGCCGGGGCCGCCGTGTGGGGCGACGAGGACGCCGCCGAGCTGCTGGACTGGCTCGGGGTGGCCACCCGCCACCACGTGACGATGACCGAGGACAACGCCGGGCTGGACGGGCTGGTCCTCGTCGACCTGCCCGACGTCGACTCCCGCGAGCTGCGGCACCGGGTCGAGGCCGACCGCATCCTGGAGCGGGCCGACGTCTTCGTCTGGGTCGCCGACCCGCAGAAGTATGCCGACGCCCGGCTGCACGACGACTACCTCCGGCCGCTGCGCCACCACGACGCGGTCATGCTCGTCGTGCTCAACCAGGTCGACCGGATCCGCGAGGAGGGCGGGGTCGAGCAGATCGCCGCCGACCTGCGCCGCCTCGTGCAGGCCGACGGGGCCGGCGAGCACGACATCATCGCCACCTCGGCGCGGACGCAGCAGGGCATACCCGAGCTGCGCGACCGGATCGGCGAGGTCGTCGGTGCGCGTAACGCGGCCGAGGCGCGCCTGGTGGCGGACCTGCGCTCCAGCGCCGGCCGGGTGCGCGAACGCGGGACAGCCGGTGAGACCCCCGAGCTGGGGCAGGAGGCCGACCACCGGCTGCACCAGGCGCTCACCGTCGCCTCCGGCGTCCCGGTCGTGCTCGACGCGGTGGACCGCGACTACCGCCGCCGGGCTGCCGCACGGACCGGCTGGCCCTTCACCCGCTGGGTCGCCGGGCTGCGCCCGGACCCGTTGCGCCGGCTGCGGCTCGGCGACGACTCACCCGGTGAGGCCGGGATCGCGCCCTCCGACGTGCGCGCCGTGCTCGGCCGCTCCTCGCTGCCGAGCCCGACGCCGGCCGCCCGCGCCAACGTGCAGCTCGCCACCCGACGCCTGGGTGAGAACGTGGGCGGGCAGCTCCCGCAGCGCTGGGCGGACGCGGTGCTCGAGGCGGCCAGCCCGCCGGAGGACACCCTCGCCGACGCGCTCGACCAGGCGATCGTGGGGGTGCCGCTGCGCACCCGCACCCCCTTCTGGTGGTCGGTGCTCGGCATGCTGCAGCTGCTCTTCGCCGCGACCGCGGTGGCCGGGCTGCTGTGGCTCGTGCTGCTGGTCGTCCTGGGCTGGCTGCAGCTCCCGGTGGACGCGCCCTTCTGGGGCCCGGTGCCGATCCCGCTGGCGCTGCTCGTCGGCGGGGTGCTGGCCGGGCTGCTGCTCGCCCTGATCGGCCGGCTCGCGGCCGGGGTCGGTGCCGCGCGACGCCGGCGGCACGTGCAACAGGTGCTCGACGACGCCATCGACGAGGTCTCCTACCGGCACGTGCGCAAGCCGGTCATGACGGTGCTGGACCGGCACGAGAAGACCCGCACCCTGCTCGACCAGGCTGCCGCCTGA
- a CDS encoding PrsW family intramembrane metalloprotease, with protein sequence MVFQPTPPSSSLPGSSAGSGAPGTSGDWHQVMSFQQPQGPTPPNATRRPVIRRVLLWSAVVSVFGLAALAMTLIVTTAVGLQAAILGMLSASLALGIVIPLFIWVDRLEAEPARLLWFAFLWGALISTLAALLLNELGVTVLAGTGADPLVAGAVLVAPLTEEVAKGLGVLLIFLFARREFNGVTDGIVYAGIVAAGFAFVENILYLGQTFLEAGAPGLVGLFIMRCLVSPFAHPMFTVCTGLALGLVAHRRRASSAWVVLVGLACAVFLHALFNYSAVAASEYYLVLFLVVQVPLFIAFLLLLRWARNRESRLMRDALTTYGMAGWYTTAEVAMLASPGERRRARRWAGGVGGKQAEKAMEAFQDESGELAMVRKHLISGGPDPVWQAREKRILDAVTAHRRVFVPQA encoded by the coding sequence ATGGTCTTCCAGCCCACGCCGCCGAGCAGCTCGCTGCCCGGCTCCTCCGCCGGCAGCGGCGCCCCCGGCACGTCCGGCGACTGGCACCAGGTGATGTCCTTCCAGCAGCCGCAGGGGCCGACGCCGCCCAACGCCACGCGGCGCCCGGTCATCCGTCGCGTGCTGCTCTGGAGCGCCGTGGTGAGCGTCTTCGGGCTGGCCGCGCTCGCCATGACCCTCATCGTCACCACGGCGGTCGGGCTGCAGGCCGCGATCCTCGGCATGTTGAGCGCCTCGCTCGCGCTGGGCATCGTCATACCCCTCTTCATCTGGGTCGACCGGCTCGAGGCCGAGCCCGCGCGCCTGCTGTGGTTCGCCTTCCTCTGGGGCGCGCTGATCTCCACGCTCGCGGCGCTGCTGCTCAACGAGCTCGGCGTGACGGTCCTCGCGGGCACCGGGGCCGACCCGCTCGTCGCGGGCGCCGTCCTCGTGGCCCCGCTCACCGAGGAGGTCGCCAAGGGACTCGGCGTGCTGCTGATCTTCCTCTTCGCCAGGCGGGAGTTCAACGGTGTCACCGACGGCATCGTGTATGCCGGCATCGTCGCCGCGGGCTTCGCCTTCGTGGAGAACATCCTCTACCTGGGGCAGACCTTCCTCGAGGCCGGCGCCCCCGGGCTGGTCGGATTGTTCATCATGCGCTGCCTGGTCAGCCCGTTCGCCCACCCGATGTTCACCGTCTGCACCGGTCTGGCGCTCGGGCTGGTCGCCCACCGTCGCCGGGCCAGCTCCGCCTGGGTCGTGCTCGTCGGTCTGGCGTGCGCGGTCTTCCTGCACGCGCTGTTCAACTACAGCGCGGTCGCCGCCTCGGAGTACTACCTCGTGCTCTTCCTCGTCGTCCAGGTCCCGCTCTTCATCGCCTTCCTGCTGCTGCTGCGCTGGGCCCGCAACCGCGAGTCCCGGCTCATGCGCGACGCGCTCACGACCTACGGCATGGCCGGGTGGTACACCACCGCCGAGGTCGCCATGCTCGCCAGCCCCGGCGAGCGTCGCCGGGCGCGCCGCTGGGCCGGCGGTGTCGGGGGCAAGCAGGCCGAGAAGGCGATGGAGGCCTTCCAGGACGAGAGCGGGGAGCTGGCGATGGTGCGCAAGCACCTGATCTCCGGCGGCCCGGACCCGGTGTGGCAGGCGCGCGAGAAGCGGATCCTCGACGCCGTCACCGCGCACCGGCGGGTCTTCGTGCCCCAGGCCTGA
- a CDS encoding glycoside hydrolase family 15 protein, whose product MTAAENPGPDVPIGDYAVVGDMRTAALISPEGSVDWLCLPRFDSPSVFASLLGTEQDGRWLIRVVDGEVEDRDYVEGTFVFRTHWRGPEGAAEVTTFMPHVDGRSDIVRVVRCTSGRVEVEHELVMRFEYATVRPWVHRTTVEEEDGRTEEVLTAVGGPSRLILHGPLPEAVREEDTHRARHSLDEGEELAWVLTGQASWKPLPARIDVPAVLEETIRDWRGWSGQIQATGPWARQVTRSLTVLRALTHTDTGGIVAAATTSLPEDPGGERNWDYRFTWLRDSALTLQAMIMHGLDGGAQAWKDWLLRAIAGHANQLRIMYGLAGERDLLERELDHLQGYADSRPVRIGNGAASQYQADVIGEVMLALADLRDAGIAEDGYSWGIQKMMLATQAERLDEPDHGIWEMRGDKHFFTHGRVMVWAAFDQGIRAVEEHGLRGDVEHWRELRDRVRREIEEQGVGPDGAFRQTYGADEVDASLLQIPHTGFCGYDDPRMLATVARLERELVDDEGFLHRYRMTESDNMDGLAGGEAPFLICTFWLVEQYARSGRIEDAERLMHACVDAGAPLDLLAEEYDPASRRMLGNYPQAFSHLGLVRAADAIADVREPSA is encoded by the coding sequence ATGACTGCGGCGGAGAACCCTGGCCCGGACGTCCCCATCGGCGACTACGCGGTGGTCGGCGACATGCGCACCGCCGCGCTCATCTCGCCCGAGGGCAGCGTGGACTGGCTCTGCCTGCCCCGCTTCGACTCGCCCTCCGTCTTCGCCTCCCTGCTCGGGACCGAGCAGGACGGGCGCTGGTTGATCCGCGTCGTCGACGGCGAGGTCGAGGACCGCGACTACGTCGAGGGCACCTTCGTCTTCCGCACGCACTGGCGAGGCCCCGAGGGCGCCGCCGAGGTGACGACCTTCATGCCGCACGTCGACGGCCGCTCCGACATCGTCCGGGTGGTGCGGTGCACCTCCGGACGGGTCGAGGTCGAGCACGAGCTGGTCATGCGCTTCGAGTACGCCACGGTGCGGCCGTGGGTGCACCGGACCACGGTCGAGGAGGAGGACGGCCGGACCGAGGAGGTGCTCACCGCGGTCGGTGGGCCCTCGCGACTCATCCTGCACGGCCCGCTGCCCGAGGCGGTCCGCGAGGAAGACACGCACCGGGCCCGGCACAGCCTGGACGAGGGGGAGGAGCTGGCCTGGGTGCTGACCGGCCAGGCATCGTGGAAGCCGCTGCCCGCGCGGATCGACGTCCCCGCGGTGCTGGAGGAGACCATCCGGGACTGGCGTGGCTGGAGCGGGCAGATCCAGGCGACCGGCCCCTGGGCGCGGCAGGTGACGCGCTCGCTGACCGTCCTGCGGGCGCTGACGCATACCGACACCGGCGGCATCGTCGCCGCGGCGACCACCTCGCTGCCCGAGGACCCGGGCGGCGAGCGCAACTGGGACTACCGCTTCACCTGGCTGCGCGACTCCGCGCTCACCCTCCAGGCGATGATCATGCACGGGCTCGACGGCGGGGCGCAGGCGTGGAAGGACTGGTTGCTGCGCGCCATCGCCGGCCACGCCAACCAGCTGCGGATCATGTATGGCCTGGCCGGTGAGCGCGACCTCCTCGAGCGCGAGCTGGACCACCTGCAGGGGTATGCCGACTCCCGCCCGGTCCGCATCGGCAACGGCGCCGCGTCGCAGTACCAGGCCGACGTCATCGGCGAGGTCATGCTCGCGCTGGCCGACCTGCGGGACGCCGGCATCGCCGAGGACGGCTACAGCTGGGGGATCCAGAAGATGATGCTCGCCACCCAGGCCGAGCGGCTCGACGAGCCCGACCACGGCATCTGGGAGATGCGCGGCGACAAGCACTTCTTCACCCACGGCCGGGTCATGGTGTGGGCCGCCTTCGACCAGGGGATCCGGGCCGTCGAGGAGCACGGCCTGCGCGGCGACGTGGAGCACTGGCGCGAGCTGCGCGACAGGGTCCGCCGGGAGATCGAGGAGCAGGGCGTGGGCCCGGACGGAGCCTTCCGGCAGACCTACGGCGCCGACGAGGTGGACGCCTCGCTGCTGCAGATCCCGCACACCGGCTTCTGCGGCTACGACGACCCGCGCATGCTCGCCACGGTCGCGCGGCTGGAGCGCGAGCTCGTCGACGACGAGGGCTTCCTGCACCGCTACCGGATGACCGAGAGCGACAACATGGACGGTCTCGCCGGGGGAGAAGCACCCTTCCTCATCTGCACGTTCTGGCTGGTCGAGCAGTATGCCCGCTCCGGCCGGATCGAGGACGCCGAGCGGCTCATGCACGCGTGCGTGGACGCCGGGGCGCCGTTGGACCTGCTCGCCGAGGAGTACGACCCGGCCTCGCGTCGGATGCTGGGCAACTACCCGCAGGCGTTCAGCCACCTGGGACTGGTCCGTGCCGCCGACGCCATCGCCGACGTACGGGAGCCGTCGGCCTGA
- a CDS encoding single-stranded DNA-binding protein: protein MINEMTVTVAGNLTRDPERKVSHASGKPFAVVPIAVNRRRFDAGQEAWITEDTTYVDLQCFRGTGATALASFRKGDPVLAHGKLALREWKAGDASGTRVSVTVDSIGHDVTFGVSSFTRGKVAYDPDPTSAHDQAPPEHGGGGVVGALEERTGGPVASSEEVPDGEVPDAEIATDADGVVQDDQQADAALARSA from the coding sequence ATGATCAACGAGATGACCGTCACCGTCGCCGGCAACCTGACCCGCGACCCCGAGCGCAAGGTCAGTCACGCCTCGGGCAAGCCGTTCGCCGTCGTGCCGATCGCGGTCAACCGACGGCGCTTCGATGCCGGCCAGGAGGCCTGGATCACCGAGGACACGACGTATGTCGACCTGCAGTGCTTCCGGGGGACAGGGGCCACCGCCCTGGCCAGCTTCCGCAAGGGGGACCCGGTCCTCGCCCACGGCAAGCTGGCGCTGCGCGAGTGGAAGGCCGGCGACGCGAGCGGCACGCGCGTCAGCGTCACCGTCGACAGCATCGGGCACGACGTGACCTTCGGGGTGAGCAGCTTCACCCGGGGCAAGGTCGCCTACGACCCCGACCCGACGAGCGCCCACGACCAGGCCCCGCCGGAGCACGGGGGCGGCGGGGTCGTCGGGGCGCTGGAGGAGAGGACCGGCGGGCCGGTCGCCTCGTCCGAGGAGGTGCCCGACGGGGAGGTGCCCGACGCGGAGATCGCGACCGACGCGGACGGCGTGGTCCAGGACGACCAGCAGGCCGACGCCGCCCTGGCCCGCAGCGCCTGA
- the tyrA gene encoding bifunctional chorismate mutase/prephenate dehydrogenase: MSTPSGAQEALAPLRDQIDDVDDQVMELLARRLELVSQVGEVKGRHGLPIYDPARERAMIATKRERAAERGLPPDLVEDVLRRCMREAYTHEKNMGFTRQAPDLGPVVVVGGAGRMGALWGRMFALSGYDVRVVERDDTPEQVADAVHGAGMVLVSVPIHDTVGVVRGLPALPADCLLVDLTSTKREVMRAMLETHPGPVLGMHPMFGPDVDSFAKQVVAAVPGRDPGASTWLVEQVRLWGARVHEVDADEHDHAMGLIQALRHFSTFAYGWHLAHEDRDLDTLLALSSPIYRLELVMVGRLFAQDAELYFDIITGSSDALELIERYHRRYARAIELLRTGDREAFVRQFGEVEEWFGEHAERFLGESKALLAHADATRS; the protein is encoded by the coding sequence ATGAGCACACCCTCGGGGGCGCAGGAGGCCCTGGCGCCGCTGCGGGACCAGATCGACGACGTCGACGACCAGGTGATGGAGCTGCTCGCGCGCCGGCTGGAGCTCGTCTCCCAGGTGGGGGAGGTCAAGGGGCGGCACGGGCTGCCGATCTACGACCCCGCGCGGGAACGCGCGATGATCGCCACGAAGCGCGAGCGCGCCGCCGAGCGCGGCCTGCCGCCCGACCTCGTCGAGGACGTGCTGCGCCGGTGCATGCGCGAGGCATACACCCACGAGAAGAACATGGGCTTCACCCGGCAGGCACCCGACCTCGGCCCGGTCGTGGTCGTCGGCGGGGCGGGGCGGATGGGCGCGCTGTGGGGGCGGATGTTCGCGCTGTCCGGGTATGACGTGCGCGTCGTCGAGCGCGACGACACCCCCGAGCAGGTCGCGGACGCGGTGCACGGTGCCGGGATGGTGCTCGTCTCGGTGCCGATTCACGACACGGTCGGGGTGGTGCGCGGCCTGCCCGCGCTGCCCGCCGACTGCCTGCTCGTCGACCTCACCTCCACCAAGCGGGAGGTCATGCGGGCGATGCTGGAGACCCACCCCGGGCCGGTGCTGGGGATGCACCCGATGTTCGGCCCCGACGTCGACAGCTTCGCCAAGCAGGTCGTCGCGGCGGTGCCGGGACGCGACCCGGGCGCGAGCACCTGGTTGGTCGAGCAGGTGCGGCTGTGGGGCGCCCGCGTGCACGAGGTCGACGCCGACGAGCACGACCACGCGATGGGTCTGATCCAGGCGCTGCGGCACTTCTCGACCTTCGCCTACGGCTGGCACCTGGCGCACGAGGACCGCGACCTCGACACCCTCCTCGCGCTGTCCTCGCCGATCTACCGGCTCGAGCTGGTCATGGTCGGCCGCCTCTTCGCGCAGGACGCCGAGCTCTACTTCGACATCATCACCGGCTCCTCGGACGCGCTGGAGCTCATCGAGCGCTACCACCGGCGCTACGCCCGGGCCATCGAGCTGTTGCGCACCGGCGACCGCGAGGCCTTCGTCCGGCAGTTCGGCGAGGTCGAGGAGTGGTTCGGCGAGCACGCCGAACGCTTCCTCGGGGAGTCCAAGGCGCTGCTGGCGCACGCCGACGCGACGCGCAGCTGA
- the ettA gene encoding energy-dependent translational throttle protein EttA: MAEFIYTMTRARKAHGDKVILDDVTMSFYPGAKIGVVGPNGAGKSTILKIMAGMDQPSNGEARLTPGYSVGILEQEPPLNEDKTVLGNVEEGLGEIKQKVDRFNAIGEEMSSPDADFDALMAEMGTLQEEIDHADAWNLDAQLDQAMDALRCPPGDSDVTVLSGGERRRVALCKLLLSKPDLLLLDEPTNHLDAESVQWLEQHLASYPGAVLAVTHDRYFLDNVAQWIAEVDRGRLYPYEGNYSTYLEKKRERLAVQGKKDAKLAKRLENELEWVRSNPKAKQTKNKARLARYEEMAAEAERTRKLDFEEIQIPPGPRLGSQVIEVKNLTKGFGERTLIDDLTFTLPRNGIVGVIGPNGVGKTTLFKTIVGLEEPDAGEVKVGETVEISYVDQSRGGIAAEKSLWEVVSDGLDFIQVGQVEIPSRAYVSQFGFKGPDQQKKAGVLSGGERNRLNLALTLKEGGNLLLLDEPTNDLDVETLGSLENALLNFPGCAVVISHDRWFLDRVATHILAYEGTDSEPANWYWFEGNFGAYEENKVERLGVEAARPHRVTHRKLTRD, translated from the coding sequence ATGGCCGAATTCATCTACACCATGACGCGCGCTCGCAAGGCGCACGGCGACAAGGTGATCCTCGACGACGTGACGATGTCTTTCTACCCCGGCGCCAAGATCGGCGTCGTGGGGCCCAACGGCGCGGGCAAGTCCACGATCCTCAAGATCATGGCCGGCATGGACCAGCCGTCCAACGGCGAGGCCCGGCTCACCCCCGGCTACTCGGTGGGCATCCTCGAGCAGGAGCCGCCGCTCAACGAGGACAAGACCGTGCTCGGCAACGTCGAGGAGGGGCTCGGCGAGATCAAGCAGAAGGTCGACCGCTTCAACGCCATCGGCGAGGAGATGTCGTCGCCCGACGCCGACTTCGACGCCCTCATGGCCGAGATGGGCACGCTCCAGGAGGAGATCGACCACGCCGACGCCTGGAACCTCGACGCCCAGCTCGACCAGGCGATGGACGCGCTGCGCTGCCCCCCGGGGGACAGCGACGTCACCGTCCTGTCCGGTGGTGAGCGCCGCCGGGTCGCCCTGTGCAAGCTGCTGCTGTCCAAGCCGGACCTGCTGCTGCTCGACGAGCCCACCAACCACCTCGACGCCGAGTCGGTGCAGTGGCTGGAGCAGCACCTCGCGTCCTACCCGGGCGCCGTCCTGGCCGTCACCCACGACCGCTACTTCCTCGACAACGTGGCGCAGTGGATCGCCGAGGTCGACCGCGGTCGGCTCTACCCCTACGAGGGCAACTACTCCACCTACCTGGAGAAGAAGCGCGAGCGGCTGGCCGTCCAGGGCAAGAAGGACGCCAAGCTCGCCAAGCGGCTGGAGAACGAGCTGGAGTGGGTCCGCTCCAACCCCAAGGCCAAGCAGACCAAGAACAAGGCGCGCCTGGCCCGCTACGAGGAGATGGCGGCCGAGGCCGAGCGCACCCGCAAGCTCGACTTCGAGGAGATCCAGATCCCGCCGGGCCCGCGGCTGGGCAGCCAGGTCATCGAGGTCAAGAACCTCACGAAGGGCTTCGGCGAGCGCACCCTCATCGACGACCTGACCTTCACGCTGCCGCGCAACGGCATCGTCGGGGTCATCGGCCCCAACGGCGTCGGCAAGACCACGCTGTTCAAGACGATCGTCGGGCTCGAGGAGCCGGACGCCGGGGAGGTCAAGGTCGGTGAGACCGTCGAGATCTCCTACGTCGACCAGTCACGCGGCGGCATCGCCGCCGAGAAGTCCCTCTGGGAGGTCGTCTCCGACGGGCTGGACTTCATCCAGGTCGGGCAGGTCGAGATCCCCAGCCGCGCCTATGTCAGCCAGTTCGGCTTCAAGGGCCCGGACCAGCAGAAGAAGGCCGGGGTGCTCTCCGGCGGTGAGCGCAACCGCCTCAACCTCGCCCTCACCCTCAAGGAGGGCGGCAACCTGCTGCTGCTGGACGAGCCGACCAACGACCTCGACGTCGAGACCCTCGGCAGCCTGGAGAACGCGCTGCTCAACTTCCCCGGGTGCGCCGTGGTCATCAGCCACGACCGGTGGTTCCTCGACCGCGTCGCGACCCACATCCTGGCCTACGAGGGCACTGACTCCGAGCCGGCGAACTGGTACTGGTTCGAGGGCAACTTCGGCGCCTACGAGGAGAACAAGGTCGAGCGCCTCGGCGTCGAGGCCGCGCGACCGCACCGGGTGACCCACCGCAAGCTCACCCGCGACTGA